In one Mucilaginibacter ginsenosidivorax genomic region, the following are encoded:
- a CDS encoding NUDIX hydrolase translates to MPANNNQFKNQEADAKGEGYLPGLAIDAVIFGFHDKQLKVLLLAYKNTGLYALPGGFIHNYEDVNEAARRVLFDRTGLKNIYLDQFYVFGDRSRHDPEPLKKIMSVRGTTPPADHWLLKRFVSIGYYALVDFTKAIPTPDSISDSCCWYGLDDLPVLMQDHQLIIKKALETLRVNLDQKLIGFNLLTEDFTMGDLQSLYETVLNKKLIRAAFQRKMLSLGILERIAKKFTGGAHKAPYVYRFISDK, encoded by the coding sequence ATGCCGGCAAACAACAACCAGTTTAAAAACCAGGAAGCAGATGCAAAAGGCGAAGGTTATTTACCCGGCCTGGCAATTGATGCGGTGATTTTTGGTTTTCATGATAAACAGCTTAAAGTTTTACTGCTTGCATACAAAAACACCGGCCTATATGCCTTGCCCGGTGGTTTTATTCATAATTATGAAGATGTTAATGAAGCAGCCCGCAGGGTGTTATTTGATCGTACCGGTTTAAAAAACATTTACCTTGATCAATTTTATGTTTTTGGCGACAGAAGCAGGCACGACCCTGAGCCGCTGAAAAAAATCATGTCGGTAAGAGGGACCACGCCACCGGCCGACCATTGGCTGTTGAAGCGATTTGTATCTATAGGCTATTACGCGCTGGTCGATTTTACAAAAGCCATCCCTACGCCCGACAGCATTTCAGATAGTTGCTGCTGGTACGGCCTTGATGATTTACCTGTGCTAATGCAGGATCACCAGTTGATCATTAAAAAAGCTTTGGAAACTCTGCGCGTAAACCTTGATCAGAAACTAATCGGCTTTAACCTGCTGACCGAAGACTTTACCATGGGCGATTTGCAAAGCCTGTACGAAACGGTACTGAACAAGAAACTTATCCGTGCGGCATTTCAGCGTAAAATGCTAAGCCTGGGAATATTGGAGCGGATAGCCAAAAAATTTACAGGCGGCGCACACAAAGCCCCTTATGTGTACCGGTTTATATCCGACAAGTAA
- a CDS encoding VOC family protein, which translates to MATINPYLNLPGTTEEAFNFYKSVFGGEFLAVIRFKDSPGGSENVAEADKDKLMHIALPIGKNILMATDSIGEMGMGYKQGNNYHVSINTDSKEEAETIFAALSAGGQVMVPLAMAEWGDLFGWFTDKFGISWMVSYSPNRPQ; encoded by the coding sequence ATGGCAACAATTAATCCTTATTTGAATTTACCCGGTACAACCGAAGAAGCTTTTAATTTTTACAAATCGGTATTTGGCGGCGAGTTTTTGGCCGTGATACGTTTTAAAGATTCGCCAGGAGGCTCTGAGAACGTAGCCGAAGCTGACAAAGACAAACTCATGCACATTGCCTTGCCTATAGGTAAAAACATCCTGATGGCTACCGACAGCATTGGTGAAATGGGCATGGGCTATAAACAAGGTAACAACTATCACGTCTCTATCAATACTGATAGTAAGGAAGAAGCCGAAACCATATTTGCCGCATTATCTGCAGGCGGCCAGGTTATGGTGCCGCTTGCCATGGCTGAGTGGGGCGACCTGTTTGGATGGTTTACCGATAAATTTGGCATATCATGGATGGTAAGCTACTCACCTAACCGCCCACAATAA
- a CDS encoding DoxX family protein: MSAKTIKITYWILTALLAMAMAGDGFGGVTRQQAGIDVLKHLGYPIYFMVIMGTAKLLGVIAILQNKYKAVKEWAFAGFSFTFFGAIASRAFVGDSTGELIPPIVMLAFLFTTYYFWKKYNQLKSTE; this comes from the coding sequence ATGAGCGCTAAAACAATTAAAATCACCTATTGGATATTAACAGCGTTACTGGCCATGGCTATGGCCGGGGATGGCTTTGGCGGGGTTACCAGGCAACAAGCAGGCATTGATGTATTGAAACACCTGGGCTATCCTATTTATTTTATGGTGATAATGGGTACGGCCAAATTACTTGGAGTAATAGCTATATTACAAAACAAATACAAGGCAGTTAAAGAATGGGCTTTTGCCGGCTTTTCGTTCACTTTTTTTGGTGCTATTGCATCAAGAGCCTTTGTGGGCGATTCGACCGGTGAACTTATTCCACCCATCGTTATGCTTGCGTTCTTGTTTACCACCTACTATTTTTGGAAAAAATACAATCAATTAAAATCAACTGAATAA
- a CDS encoding DoxX family protein, with the protein MKIAVIIVRTLVALMFLFAAVMYFAMVYFHAFPMPAVTGNMKVFNDGLAASGYLMLLIKITELVCALLLLFGRYVALALVVLFPVMVNIVLVNAFLSPSGLTMVIPLLAGVLFLAYTQREKYAPLFTAK; encoded by the coding sequence ATGAAAATTGCAGTAATTATTGTACGTACCCTTGTAGCCCTGATGTTTTTGTTTGCAGCTGTAATGTATTTTGCCATGGTTTACTTCCACGCATTCCCGATGCCAGCCGTAACAGGCAATATGAAAGTTTTTAATGATGGCTTAGCGGCCTCGGGTTATTTAATGCTGCTTATAAAAATAACCGAGCTGGTTTGCGCGCTGCTTTTATTATTTGGCAGGTATGTAGCGCTGGCCTTGGTAGTTTTATTCCCTGTAATGGTAAATATTGTTTTAGTGAACGCGTTTTTGTCGCCATCGGGTCTTACTATGGTTATACCATTGCTGGCTGGTGTATTGTTCCTGGCTTATACACAACGCGAAAAGTACGCGCCTTTGTTTACAGCAAAATAA
- a CDS encoding VOC family protein, translating into MLKESKAFSGFSVNDIAKAKEFYGKTLGLEVKEDTSMPGILHLEILGGNPIVIYPKPNHQPATFTILNFPVPDVEKAVDELTAHGVKFIVYNEENFKTNQKGIFTAGGPIIAWFNDPAGNILSVIEAAKS; encoded by the coding sequence ATGTTAAAGGAAAGCAAAGCATTCAGTGGTTTTTCGGTGAACGACATTGCCAAAGCAAAGGAGTTTTATGGTAAAACATTGGGCCTTGAAGTAAAGGAAGACACCTCTATGCCAGGCATTTTACACCTGGAAATTTTGGGCGGCAACCCAATTGTGATATACCCAAAGCCCAATCATCAGCCAGCCACCTTTACAATACTTAATTTCCCGGTACCAGACGTTGAAAAAGCTGTAGATGAATTAACAGCACATGGTGTTAAATTTATTGTTTACAACGAGGAAAACTTTAAAACCAATCAAAAAGGCATATTTACCGCCGGTGGCCCTATTATAGCCTGGTTTAATGATCCGGCGGGTAACATCCTATCGGTTATTGAAGCGGCTAAAAGCTAA
- a CDS encoding DUF4199 domain-containing protein — protein sequence MKKNVITFGLIAGAIVSALMGVTVAMCYADGKTHGNMYLGYATMLIAFSMIFVAVKNYRDKYNGGEITFGKGFMIGLYISLIASTLYVVTWLIIYYKFMPDFMEKYATHTLTEAKASGASAKELSEQAAKMNTYKQMYKNPVFVVLFTYVEILPVGLIIALITALVLKKRPTDNILATN from the coding sequence ATGAAAAAAAATGTAATCACTTTTGGGCTAATTGCAGGCGCCATAGTTTCCGCCCTGATGGGGGTAACCGTAGCCATGTGTTACGCCGATGGGAAAACCCACGGCAATATGTACTTAGGATACGCTACTATGCTCATCGCATTCTCGATGATATTTGTAGCCGTTAAAAACTACCGGGATAAATATAACGGTGGCGAAATTACTTTTGGGAAGGGTTTTATGATAGGACTTTATATTTCGCTCATCGCATCTACCTTATACGTGGTTACCTGGCTAATCATCTACTATAAATTTATGCCCGATTTTATGGAAAAGTACGCAACCCATACGCTCACCGAAGCTAAGGCCAGCGGTGCAAGCGCAAAGGAACTAAGCGAACAGGCGGCTAAAATGAATACCTATAAACAAATGTATAAGAACCCAGTTTTTGTGGTGCTGTTTACTTATGTGGAGATTTTACCCGTAGGGTTAATTATAGCGCTTATTACTGCGCTGGTATTAAAAAAACGGCCTACTGATAATATATTAGCAACTAACTAA
- a CDS encoding response regulator transcription factor, whose amino-acid sequence MNNIEKHLNRFAKNKHIIIYGGSLAVLLFLMRWLEYRFIIIDHALEIYIGAIAIIFTSLGIWLALKLSSPKVKTIQVEKEVYVYPDDNFVLNETALAELNLSKREVEVLQLMASGLSNQEIAARLFVSLNTVKTHSSNLFWKLEVERRTQAVDKAKKLGIIA is encoded by the coding sequence GTGAATAACATTGAAAAGCATTTGAACCGGTTTGCAAAAAATAAACATATTATTATCTATGGGGGCTCGCTTGCCGTGCTGCTGTTTTTAATGCGCTGGCTTGAATATCGTTTTATAATAATAGATCATGCTCTTGAGATTTATATTGGAGCTATAGCCATTATTTTTACGTCGCTCGGTATCTGGCTGGCCTTAAAGCTAAGTTCGCCAAAGGTAAAAACCATACAAGTTGAAAAGGAGGTTTATGTGTATCCGGACGATAATTTTGTTTTAAACGAAACAGCATTAGCCGAACTTAACTTAAGCAAACGTGAAGTGGAGGTATTGCAATTAATGGCCAGCGGTTTAAGTAACCAGGAAATTGCTGCAAGGTTGTTTGTATCGTTAAATACCGTTAAAACCCACTCGTCAAATTTATTCTGGAAACTTGAGGTTGAACGCCGAACCCAGGCTGTTGACAAAGCTAAAAAGCTGGGAATTATTGCCTGA
- a CDS encoding response regulator: MKKTLLIVDDDLSILKLLSFILSKDYDCVVKNNGIDAFGWLEEGHFPDLILSDLQMPYFDGQSFAKNVKISGFYRDIPVLLLSAAHDLDEQVSNMPFKIDGYMHKPFKPTELKSAINQLLQVYESSNV; this comes from the coding sequence ATGAAGAAAACGTTACTGATTGTCGATGACGATTTAAGCATACTAAAATTACTCAGTTTCATCCTTTCTAAAGATTATGATTGCGTTGTTAAAAACAACGGGATCGATGCATTTGGATGGCTTGAAGAAGGACATTTTCCCGACCTGATTCTTTCAGATCTTCAGATGCCCTATTTTGACGGGCAATCATTTGCCAAAAACGTTAAGATAAGTGGTTTTTACCGCGATATCCCGGTATTGTTATTGTCGGCAGCACATGACCTGGATGAGCAGGTAAGCAATATGCCTTTCAAAATTGATGGCTATATGCATAAACCTTTCAAACCAACCGAACTAAAATCAGCAATTAACCAACTTCTACAAGTTTATGAATCATCAAACGTCTGA
- a CDS encoding sugar transferase encodes MNHQTSDWNENSGSHIRIAYAGLELKDLILKGLSNFNIICNDTITQLDVYLGEQSILTVPDIILIEIDKEGKCFALVESIKRSFLLNGSIIVLLSTQNDKSLKQKALQLRVHDYYSVPFSIDDLRERLNFLVTFKLIKPKLLELSKEVDTTYKMPFGKRIIDLVISCSMLFFLSPIYLLVAIAIKLDSKGPIFYKSKRVGTGYKVFDFYKFRSMRTDADQLLAKLSTENNQYATEGGASKAAFVKIKNDPRITRLGNFLRNSSLDELPQLFNILRGDMSVVGNRPLPVYEAEMLTSNEWSMRFLGPAGLTGLWQISKRGKEDMSERERKKLDNFYAQKYSIWLDLRIIVGTVPALFQKEKV; translated from the coding sequence ATGAATCATCAAACGTCTGATTGGAACGAAAATTCCGGTTCGCACATCAGGATTGCCTATGCGGGGTTGGAATTAAAAGACCTTATATTAAAGGGCCTTAGCAATTTTAACATCATTTGTAATGATACCATCACTCAGCTTGATGTTTACCTTGGCGAGCAATCTATTTTAACGGTTCCGGATATCATCCTGATAGAGATTGATAAAGAAGGCAAATGTTTTGCGCTGGTTGAATCAATAAAAAGAAGCTTTTTGCTTAACGGTTCTATCATCGTTTTGCTATCAACCCAAAATGATAAAAGCCTTAAACAAAAAGCCCTTCAATTAAGGGTACATGATTATTACAGCGTTCCTTTTTCTATTGATGATTTGCGCGAGAGGCTAAACTTCCTGGTAACATTTAAGCTGATAAAGCCAAAGTTGCTTGAGTTATCAAAAGAAGTTGATACAACTTACAAGATGCCTTTCGGAAAACGCATTATTGACCTGGTTATATCATGCTCAATGCTTTTTTTCCTGTCGCCAATTTACCTGCTTGTAGCCATTGCCATTAAATTAGATTCAAAAGGACCAATATTTTATAAAAGTAAAAGGGTTGGCACGGGATATAAGGTGTTTGATTTTTACAAGTTCAGATCGATGCGCACCGATGCCGACCAGCTATTGGCCAAACTATCTACCGAGAACAACCAATACGCTACGGAAGGCGGCGCCAGCAAAGCAGCATTTGTAAAAATCAAAAACGATCCGCGTATAACCAGGCTTGGCAATTTTTTACGCAACTCCAGTCTTGACGAGCTTCCGCAGCTTTTCAACATCCTCAGGGGCGATATGTCTGTAGTAGGTAACCGTCCTTTGCCTGTTTACGAGGCCGAGATGCTGACATCTAACGAATGGTCGATGAGGTTCCTGGGCCCTGCTGGGCTTACCGGATTATGGCAGATAAGCAAACGTGGCAAAGAAGATATGTCTGAAAGAGAAAGAAAGAAATTGGATAACTTTTATGCTCAAAAGTATTCTATTTGGTTAGATTTACGGATTATTGTAGGTACCGTACCGGCTCTCTTTCAAAAAGAAAAAGTATAA
- a CDS encoding TolC family protein, translating to MNRNIVVACFLLTITLFSRQVCAQETFINTVNTAYLDKLIATAKKNYPEVKIRQSQVRAAHSNYNATKFAWLDGLTASYIYSPQNLVNQAQPTIFKGYQLAITLSIGQLLKNPSVTSAANETYKIAQYQQAEYMLTLEAQVRKFYYAYLQAMAELRLRSGAVSDAGAAVKQLKYAFQKGETTFQIYNEQLNSYYNQNSFMLQAELATWTAKTNLEELLGIKLEDIK from the coding sequence ATGAACAGAAATATAGTAGTTGCTTGCTTTTTGTTAACCATCACGCTGTTTTCCAGGCAGGTATGCGCCCAGGAAACTTTTATAAACACCGTAAATACGGCATACCTGGATAAGCTTATAGCTACAGCTAAAAAGAATTATCCGGAGGTTAAAATAAGGCAAAGCCAGGTTAGGGCAGCCCACAGCAACTACAATGCAACCAAATTTGCGTGGCTCGACGGGCTTACGGCATCGTACATTTATAGTCCGCAAAATTTGGTTAACCAGGCACAACCTACTATTTTTAAAGGCTACCAGCTGGCTATTACTTTAAGCATCGGGCAATTACTTAAAAACCCATCGGTAACCAGCGCTGCTAACGAAACCTATAAAATAGCACAATACCAACAGGCAGAATATATGCTTACCCTGGAAGCCCAGGTCAGAAAGTTTTATTATGCTTATTTACAGGCAATGGCCGAGCTAAGGCTTCGTTCCGGCGCAGTAAGCGATGCAGGTGCAGCTGTTAAACAGCTTAAATATGCATTTCAAAAAGGAGAAACCACTTTTCAGATTTATAACGAACAATTGAACAGTTATTACAACCAAAATTCGTTTATGCTACAGGCCGAGCTGGCAACCTGGACAGCTAAAACAAACCTGGAAGAACTATTAGGAATTAAACTGGAAGATATAAAGTAA
- a CDS encoding AAA family ATPase: MELGFFFKLLKKYKLVLIFIPIITGVATFFAVKRLPDTYVSHAQIATGIVDASRHLLDKDANNSQQAQQAFSEFSNLMAIMKLKKIVSQVSYSLIIHDLQYPAYPYSKPSKMLADMAEYQRDAALKLFQYKFNHLEPLLLYNKQEKTLNDLLHSMRYDDASLRKDLVIYRDDESDFISVSYDSANPQLSADVVNILCTQFINYYSQTVKKNESNAVTFLSDLLVQKRNALRDKTAQLQKYKIDNGILNLEEQSRAIFGQILSYSDKKQEAEKEIAAYDGTLKTLDSKFAPADRQYFESVSSKINQTITATQDELHLIQNKYIRSNYDPKYKPALDSIQKSLSSQINLSSDQYITNPLTHKDDLVKQKLTLEVTRDLAKYSVQSINAALSDLNAKFARLVPFDAKVKTFDFDINIASQEYLDVLNKYNSTNLKSNFSIELIQVEKAEPEAPEPSKKMLLIVISVVVMFFVCVFVLFVLFYLDNTIKEPAELVNKTQLPLLGYLNRIPGTDLDIRKLWDIENRDKMQQYKDLLRSVRFEIDQELRGEKIIAVTSISPHEGKTLFATSLAYSYAMINKKVLLIDGNFERPDLTNAVRPNLFLEDYFKNTPLYNVDVNSSTATTLGNHGNDITLLEIADEAFIKNRFDDLKSKYDIVIIDTAPLTALNKSKEWLLFADKTVAVFEANKELTNAQKQFVVFLKTLGSKFGGWVLNKTTVSKKRK, translated from the coding sequence ATGGAGTTAGGATTTTTTTTTAAGTTATTAAAAAAATACAAATTAGTACTCATTTTTATACCCATTATAACAGGTGTAGCTACTTTTTTTGCGGTTAAAAGACTGCCGGATACCTATGTTTCGCATGCTCAAATTGCTACCGGTATAGTTGATGCATCGCGTCACCTGCTGGATAAAGACGCTAACAATAGCCAGCAGGCACAGCAGGCATTCAGCGAGTTTAGCAACCTCATGGCTATCATGAAGCTAAAAAAGATAGTTAGCCAGGTTTCCTATTCGCTAATTATACATGACCTCCAATACCCCGCCTATCCGTATAGCAAACCAAGTAAAATGCTGGCTGATATGGCCGAATACCAACGGGATGCCGCATTAAAGCTTTTTCAATATAAGTTTAATCATCTTGAGCCGCTTTTGCTTTATAACAAGCAGGAGAAAACTTTGAACGATCTGCTGCATTCCATGCGATATGATGATGCATCGTTGCGTAAAGACCTTGTAATTTACCGGGACGACGAAAGCGATTTTATATCGGTTAGCTATGATTCGGCCAACCCACAATTATCTGCAGATGTGGTTAATATATTGTGTACGCAATTTATTAACTACTATAGTCAAACCGTAAAGAAAAACGAATCAAACGCGGTTACATTTTTATCCGACCTGTTGGTTCAAAAAAGAAACGCGTTGCGCGATAAAACAGCACAGCTGCAGAAATACAAGATAGATAACGGCATTTTAAACCTTGAGGAGCAGTCGCGGGCTATTTTTGGCCAGATACTAAGTTACAGCGACAAAAAGCAGGAGGCCGAAAAAGAAATAGCCGCATACGATGGAACATTAAAAACGCTTGACAGTAAATTTGCGCCGGCCGACAGGCAATATTTTGAGTCGGTATCGAGCAAAATTAACCAAACTATTACGGCAACGCAGGATGAGCTTCACCTCATCCAAAATAAGTATATCCGCAGCAATTACGATCCTAAGTATAAACCAGCCCTTGATTCAATTCAAAAATCATTATCGTCACAAATCAACTTATCATCAGATCAATATATTACCAACCCGCTTACGCACAAAGACGACCTGGTTAAGCAAAAACTAACACTTGAAGTGACACGCGACCTGGCTAAATACAGCGTACAATCCATAAACGCAGCATTATCAGACCTTAACGCCAAATTTGCGCGCCTGGTGCCGTTTGATGCCAAAGTAAAAACCTTTGATTTTGATATAAATATAGCCAGCCAGGAATACCTTGATGTTTTAAATAAATACAACTCAACCAACCTTAAATCAAACTTTAGCATCGAGCTTATCCAGGTGGAAAAAGCCGAACCTGAAGCGCCGGAACCATCCAAAAAAATGCTGCTGATAGTAATTAGCGTTGTGGTAATGTTTTTTGTTTGCGTGTTTGTGCTATTCGTTTTGTTTTACCTTGATAATACGATAAAAGAACCTGCCGAGCTTGTTAACAAAACCCAGCTGCCTTTATTGGGCTACCTGAACCGGATTCCGGGTACCGATCTTGATATCAGAAAACTTTGGGATATTGAAAACCGGGATAAAATGCAGCAATATAAAGACCTGCTACGATCTGTCAGGTTTGAAATTGACCAGGAATTGCGTGGAGAAAAAATAATTGCGGTTACAAGCATCAGCCCGCATGAAGGCAAAACACTTTTTGCCACAAGCCTGGCCTACTCCTATGCCATGATCAATAAAAAAGTTTTACTGATTGATGGTAACTTCGAACGGCCTGATTTAACAAATGCTGTACGCCCTAACTTGTTTTTAGAGGATTATTTTAAAAATACCCCGCTGTACAACGTAGATGTAAATAGTAGTACCGCCACTACGTTGGGAAACCATGGCAATGACATAACCTTATTGGAAATTGCGGATGAGGCGTTCATAAAAAACCGTTTCGACGATTTAAAATCAAAATACGATATTGTTATTATTGATACCGCCCCTTTAACAGCCTTGAATAAATCAAAAGAGTGGTTGCTTTTCGCCGATAAAACTGTAGCCGTTTTTGAGGCCAATAAAGAATTAACAAATGCCCAAAAGCAATTTGTTGTATTTTTAAAAACGCTCGGAAGCAAATTTGGAGGTTGGGTATTAAATAAAACAACTGTTAGCAAAAAGCGAAAATAG
- a CDS encoding O-antigen ligase family protein yields the protein MQREITDYTKVNETFGKKILLQKLSNPLVLVFLALVALFISVVVYKLGIIGAGGIIVIIIGLPALAGIVAYPKFGITVLIVVSFFINYVSEFLPEQVPIGTLLDAITYLLILGFFIKQKSENNWSYFKNPISVLIIIWLAYNMVEVANPAASSVLAWVYTVRTVGFIMLMYFVFVYHIRTVGFIKYLLKLWLLLDVIAAISAFQQENFGFLPFEKKWLYSDPLRVGLLFINGHMRKFGIFSDPVTFSYNMVIGSLLCIALMMTNITIRKKIILGCIAMFFLTVMLYSGTRAAYVLLPASLVILAVLNFNRKVLIGTLIAGFMLAVLIVMPTSNPSIKRFQTAFSPSDDPSYNVRAENQKKIKPFILSHPIGGGLGSVGVWGRRFAPNSMLAKFPPDSGYVRVAVEMGWIGLILFCTLFFVVLKNGINFFFLIKNPRLKNYCMAMILVIFAFNIGNFPQQAIVQYPSNIIFYLSIAIIVACRRLDLEEQQTLMDGDKTTLTEMN from the coding sequence ATGCAGCGTGAGATAACCGACTACACTAAAGTGAACGAAACTTTTGGAAAAAAAATACTTCTCCAAAAGCTTTCAAACCCTTTAGTGCTCGTTTTTTTAGCGCTTGTGGCTTTATTTATCAGTGTTGTAGTTTATAAACTTGGTATAATTGGCGCAGGTGGTATTATAGTAATTATAATAGGCTTACCTGCTTTAGCCGGTATTGTAGCCTACCCCAAATTTGGCATAACCGTACTGATAGTAGTTTCGTTTTTTATCAATTATGTCTCGGAATTTTTACCAGAACAGGTACCAATAGGCACACTGCTTGATGCCATAACCTATTTGTTGATTTTAGGCTTTTTTATTAAGCAAAAAAGCGAAAACAACTGGAGTTATTTTAAAAATCCCATCAGTGTATTAATTATCATTTGGCTGGCCTATAACATGGTGGAGGTAGCTAATCCCGCTGCATCGTCGGTACTGGCCTGGGTTTATACGGTACGTACAGTTGGCTTTATTATGCTGATGTACTTTGTATTTGTTTATCACATCCGTACGGTTGGCTTTATAAAATACTTATTGAAACTTTGGCTGCTGCTTGATGTCATTGCCGCAATTTCGGCTTTTCAACAGGAAAATTTCGGTTTTTTGCCTTTCGAAAAAAAGTGGCTGTACTCTGATCCTCTCCGGGTGGGTTTATTATTTATCAATGGGCACATGCGCAAATTTGGTATTTTTTCAGATCCCGTTACCTTTTCATACAATATGGTTATTGGTTCTTTGCTTTGCATAGCGCTCATGATGACAAACATTACTATTCGCAAAAAGATAATTTTGGGATGCATAGCCATGTTTTTTCTTACTGTTATGCTTTATTCAGGAACCAGGGCGGCTTATGTATTGCTGCCCGCCTCGTTGGTTATCTTAGCTGTACTTAATTTTAACCGAAAGGTGCTTATCGGAACCCTAATTGCAGGTTTCATGCTGGCTGTTTTAATAGTAATGCCCACATCAAATCCCTCAATCAAAAGGTTTCAAACAGCGTTCAGCCCTTCAGACGATCCCTCTTATAACGTACGGGCCGAAAATCAAAAAAAAATAAAACCGTTTATATTATCGCACCCCATAGGCGGAGGCCTTGGTTCGGTAGGCGTTTGGGGCAGGCGTTTTGCTCCCAACTCTATGCTGGCTAAATTTCCGCCCGATAGTGGCTACGTGCGCGTAGCGGTAGAAATGGGCTGGATAGGGCTAATATTGTTTTGTACCCTATTTTTTGTAGTTCTGAAAAACGGCATTAATTTCTTTTTTCTTATCAAAAACCCGCGGCTCAAAAACTACTGTATGGCCATGATATTGGTAATATTTGCTTTCAATATTGGCAACTTTCCGCAACAGGCCATTGTGCAATACCCATCTAACATTATTTTTTATTTATCCATAGCCATTATTGTAGCCTGCCGCAGATTGGATCTTGAAGAACAACAAACATTGATGGACGGCGATAAAACAACATTAACAGAAATGAATTAG
- a CDS encoding acyltransferase, with protein MSIAANIKSNPALKKLVHWMLIPPGESRPRRWVRWFITPFYYPRGKGAVVRYYARLDIYPFNKFTLGSKSIIEDFATINNGVGDVIIGNNCGIGIGNVLIGPVTLGNYVMLAQNIVISGLNHGYEDVTLPPRVQKVVTKQIIINDNVWIGANCVVTAGVTIGKHAVIGAGSVVTKNIPDYSVAVGNPARVIKKYNFTTNSWEKA; from the coding sequence ATGTCAATAGCAGCAAACATAAAATCAAACCCGGCATTAAAAAAGTTAGTTCACTGGATGCTGATACCTCCCGGCGAATCGAGGCCCAGGCGCTGGGTGCGTTGGTTTATTACCCCGTTTTATTATCCGCGGGGTAAAGGTGCAGTTGTACGGTATTATGCGCGGCTGGATATTTACCCGTTTAACAAATTCACATTAGGCAGTAAAAGTATTATTGAAGATTTTGCCACTATCAATAACGGTGTTGGCGATGTTATTATAGGCAATAATTGTGGCATAGGTATTGGCAATGTGTTAATTGGGCCGGTAACCCTGGGTAATTATGTAATGCTGGCACAAAATATAGTTATATCGGGACTCAATCACGGATATGAGGACGTAACCCTGCCCCCCAGGGTACAAAAAGTAGTAACTAAACAAATCATCATTAATGACAATGTATGGATTGGCGCCAACTGCGTAGTTACGGCAGGTGTAACAATTGGCAAGCATGCTGTTATTGGCGCAGGCAGCGTTGTAACAAAAAACATCCCCGATTATTCAGTTGCCGTTGGCAACCCGGCCAGGGTAATTAAAAAGTACAATTTCACAACAAATAGCTGGGAAAAGGCGTAA